One genomic region from Prunus persica cultivar Lovell chromosome G3, Prunus_persica_NCBIv2, whole genome shotgun sequence encodes:
- the LOC18766049 gene encoding riboflavin synthase translates to MAAVSASLSLPSRTPEPSVRKMSILNKFHSVASRTHCNFDAIFKPSTLTLFISTQRPHAHIKSPPRNTIRCLFTGIVEEMGQIKQLGTAENGGFDMKIGAKTVLEGVHLGDSIAVNGTCLTVTEFDTQLSDFTVGLSPETLRKTSLIELEPGSLVNLERAVQPTSRMGGHFVQGHVDGTGEIVSMDPEGDSLWIKVKASKELLKYVVPKGFIAVDGTSLTVVDVFDKEDSFNFMLVAYTQQNVVIPLKKVGQKVNLEVDILGKYVERLLSSGFVESIKSS, encoded by the coding sequence ATGGCAGCAGTTTCAGCGTCTCTCAGCTTACCCTCAAGAACCCCTGAACCCTCTGTTCGGAAAATGTCAATCCTGAATAAGTTCCACAGTGTCGCTTCCAGAACCCACTGCAATTTCGACGCCATTTTCAAACCATCCACCCTAACCCTCTTCATCTCCACCCAAAGACCCCATGCACATATCAAATCTCCACCTCGAAACACAATCCGATGCCTGTTCACTGGAATTGTCGAGGAAATGGGTCAAATCAAGCAACTGGGTACCGCTGAAAACGGCGGTTTCGACATGAAAATCGGCGCCAAAACCGTCCTCGAGGGCGTCCACCTCGGCGATAGCATTGCCGTCAACGGGACGTGCCTCACGGTGACTGAATTCGACACccaattgtccgatttcaccGTCGGTTTGTCGCCCGAGACGCTTAGGAAGACGTCTCTGATCGAGCTCGAACCGGGGTCACTTGTGAATCTGGAGCGGGCGGTCCAGCCCACGAGCCGAATGGGTGGGCACTTTGTGCAGGGTCATGTGGATGGCACAGGGGAGATAGTGTCAATGGATCCTGAGGGGGATTCTCTATGGATCAAGGTGAAGGCATCAAAGGAGCTGTTGAAGTATGTGGTGCCGAAAGGGTTTATAGCAGTGGATGGGACTAGTTTGACTGTGGTGGATGTGTTTGATAAAGAAGACAGCTTTAATTTCATGTTGGTGGCTTATACTCAGCAGAACGTGGTGATTCCCTTGAAGAAGGTTGGGCAAAAGGTGAATTTGGAAGTTGATATACTCGGCAAGTATGTGGAGAGGCTCCTCAGCAGTGGATTTGTTGAGTCAATCAAATCTTCATGA